The proteins below are encoded in one region of Streptomyces cyanogenus:
- a CDS encoding MBL fold metallo-hydrolase, with translation MPLTLTVLGTASPHPGPDRPCSGYLLSGAGAEVWVDAGPGTFAALQRHTDPARLTAIWVSHLHADHSADLLAAAYAFAFGGMTPPAPVPVYAPPGCARRLAGFLGLPDVDVLKSVFDFRDLYDGHDVRHWNLRLSARAVAHDIEAYGLRAECQGSVVVYSGDSGPCPALTELAARADLFLCEADIDVHRDGEQVHLTPEDAGRIAREARVRELLVTHVGPTLTREAATARAAAASGRPTFTAVEGDIHSV, from the coding sequence ATGCCGCTCACCCTCACCGTCCTCGGCACCGCCTCGCCCCACCCGGGACCCGACCGGCCCTGCTCCGGGTATCTGCTGTCCGGCGCGGGCGCCGAGGTGTGGGTGGACGCGGGGCCCGGCACGTTCGCCGCCTTGCAGCGGCACACGGACCCGGCGCGTCTCACCGCGATCTGGGTCTCCCATCTGCATGCGGACCACAGCGCCGACCTCCTGGCCGCCGCCTACGCCTTCGCCTTCGGCGGGATGACCCCGCCCGCGCCGGTCCCGGTGTACGCGCCGCCCGGCTGCGCCCGCCGGCTGGCCGGCTTCCTCGGGCTGCCGGACGTCGACGTCCTGAAGAGCGTCTTCGACTTCCGCGACCTGTACGACGGCCATGACGTCCGGCACTGGAACCTCCGCCTGAGCGCCCGCGCCGTCGCCCACGACATCGAGGCGTACGGGCTGCGCGCGGAGTGCCAGGGCAGTGTGGTCGTGTACTCGGGAGACAGCGGCCCCTGTCCCGCGCTCACCGAACTCGCCGCCCGTGCCGACCTGTTCCTGTGCGAGGCCGACATCGACGTCCATCGCGACGGCGAACAGGTCCACCTGACGCCGGAGGACGCCGGCCGTATCGCCCGCGAGGCGCGGGTCCGCGAGCTGCTCGTCACCCATGTCGGCCCCACGCTCACCCGCGAGGCGGCCACCGCCCGGGCCGCCGCCGCGTCCGGCCGGCCCACGTTCACCGCCGTCGAGGGCGACATCCACAGCGTCTGA